The proteins below are encoded in one region of Oryzias melastigma strain HK-1 linkage group LG7, ASM292280v2, whole genome shotgun sequence:
- the sars1 gene encoding serine--tRNA ligase, cytoplasmic — MVLDLDLFRTDKGGDPELIRETQRKRFKDVSLVDKLVAADTEWRKCRFTADNLNKAKNLCSKKIGEKMKKKEPVGDDESVPEEAQNLESLTAETLSVLTVSQIKKVRLLVDEAVEKTDKERLRLEAERFEYLREIGNLLHPSVPISNDEDADNKVERTWGDCSVQKKYSHVDLVVMIDGYDGERGAVVAGSRGYFLKGPLVFLEQALISYALRILHSKNYTMLYTPFFMRKEVMQEVAQLSQFDEELYKVIGKGSERSDDSSLDEKYLIATSEQPIAAFLREEWLKPEDLPIRYAGFSTCFRQEVGSHGRDTRGIFRVHQFEKIEQFVYASPHDGKSWEMFDEMIGTAEEFYQSLGIPYRIVNIVSGALNHAASKKLDLEAWFPGSAAFRELVSCSNCTDYQARRLRIRYGQTKKMMDKTEFVHMLNATMCATTRVMCAILENYQTEEGIVVPEKLRDFMPPGLTEIIKFVKPAPIDLEMSKKTKKQQDGGKKKKQGGEGENLPNAMDSMSVNDS, encoded by the exons ATGGTGCTCGACTTGGACCTGTTCCGAACGGACAAGGGCGGCGACCCTGAACTTATCCGCGAGACCCAGAGGAAGAGGTTCAAGGACGTGTCACTGGTGGACAAGCTGGTGGCGGCGGACACAGAATGGAGGAAAT GCCGCTTCACTGCAGACAACCTCAACAAAGCCAAGAACCTCTGCAGCAAAAAAATTGGGGAGAAGATGAAG AAAAAGGAACCGGTTGGAGACGACGAGTCCGTTCCAGAGGAAGCTCAGAACCTGGAGTCTCTAACTGCTGAGACCTTATCG gtTCTTACTGTATCTCAGATCAAGAAGGTGCGTTTGCTGGTGGATGAAGCCGTGGAGAAAACCGACAAGGAGCGGCTGAGGCTGGAGGCGGAACGCTTCGAGTACCTGAGGGAGATCGGGAACCTGCTGCACCCGTCTGTGCCCATCAGCAACGATGAG GATGCAGACAACAAGGTGGAGCGGACCTGGGGCGACTGCAGCGTCCAGAAGAAGTACTCCCACGTGGACCTGGTGGTCATGATTGACGGTTACGATGGGGAGCGGGGGGCCGTGGTGGCCGGCAGCAGAGGCTACTTCCTGAAG GGCCCCCTGGTGTTCCTGGAGCAGGCGCTCATCAGCTACGCTCTGAGGATCCTCCACAGCAAGAACTACACCATGCTGTACACGCCCTTCTTCATGAGGAAGGAGGTCATGCAGGAGGTGGCTCAGCTCAGCCAGTTTGATGAAGAACTCTACAAG GTCATCGGTAAAGGCAGCGAGCGTTCAGACGACAGCTCCCTGGACGAGAAGTACCTCATCGCCACCTCCGAGCAGCCAATCGCAGCCTTCCTGAGGGAGGAGTGGCTAAAGCCCGAAGACTTGCCGATCCGCTACGCCGGCTTCTCCACCTGCTTCAGGCAGGAAGTGGGCTCCCACGGCCGGGACACGCGCGGGATCTTCAGGGTGCATCAGTTtgagaag ATCGAGCAGTTTGTGTACGCCTCCCCCCACGACGGAAAGTCCTGGGAGATGTTTGATGAGATGATCGGGACGGCTGAGGAGTTCTACCAATCGCTGGGGATTCCTTATCGGATTGTCAACATCGTCTCAG GTGCCCTAAATCATGCAGCTAGTAAGAAGCTGGACCTGGAGGCCTGGTTTCCCGGCTCCGCCGCCTTCAGGGAGCTGGTCTCCTGCTCAAACTGTACCGACTACCAGGCCAGACGCCTCCGCATCCGCTACGGACAGACCAAGAAGATGATGGACAAG ACGGAGTTTGTGCACATGCTGAACGCGACCATGTGTGCGACCACACGCGTGATGTGTGCTATCCTGGAGAACTACCAGACGGAGGAAGGCATCGTGGTTCCAGAGAAGCTCAGGGACTTCATGCCTCCAG GCTTGACAGAGATCATCAAGTTCGTCAAACCCGCCCCCATCGACCTAGAGATGTCCAAGAAGACGAAGAAACAGCAGGACGgagggaagaagaagaagcagggaggagaaggagagaaCCTGCCCAACGCCATGGACAGCATGTCCGTCAACGACTCGTAG
- the si:ch211-207e14.4 gene encoding interleukin-17 receptor D — protein sequence MVGAAVALWFLLAALCPPLRAGGSAAVVAPQDCSLDCIRQGGFSCEYCRITRSNIKKALGFNASFPFGSCIPWPCFELLGNEDPTFCQHFVHAPNDVKVDFVDDSNNSDTVIVSWKPSYYGIAFLRGFQVTLQSLGSSGISCQLFLFPRNVSLTASQAHTVYMSDPFPRLSLGSQYAVTVMSLPVPEKWENFYRSTIFSTRSCTEKNGLEKCKHDWYPKHVKVQQDGTIVTVTFNLAPPNLGIRSYFSLCYANSVKKYKTMTPNSSENQTHHSFQLDDLQVGANYTCELAADEVDAVRKIFNVHVTAPQTEAPPVALTLAVVLPLCLITAALLGAVLATVSCWRSKLLSKAFDIKSEVIRQHEESRTAEEVVTLQKDSPTPPRLLICYSGRDGPAHIKAVNHFAAFVQQHMATQVCLDLWDSLGVAEEGYMAWYCRQIQESDFILVICSRGLKGRPGLSGGDDEDEEALSFSPNAHMSEAVIQLIAEEVGRAKARGQDLSKYMAAVFQYSQQTDIPLELGLVPHYTLTRDLALLFSHLHGVALHRPGGHLKINHLSEEGFAALPAGAALQSAISDAGATMRRKMEEVA from the exons TGCAGAATAACCAGAAGTAACATCAAGAAGGCTTTGGGTTTCAACGCCAGCTTTCCATTTGGGA GTTGCATCCCATGGCCGTGCTTTGAGCTGTTGGGGAATGAAGACCCCACCTTCTGTCAGCACTTCGTTCACGCTCCCAACGATGTGAAGGTTGATTTTGTGGATGACTCCAACAACTCTGACACCGTCATCGTGTCCTGGAAGCCGAGCTACTACG GGATTGCCTTCCTGCGAGGCTTTCAGGTGACCCTGCAGTCTCTGGGCAGCTCCGGCATCTCCTGCCAGCTCTTTTTATTCCCCCGTAATGTTTCCCTCACAGCGTCTCAGGCTCACACG GTATACATGTCGGACCCGTTTCCCAGGCTCTCCCTGGGATCCCAATATGCTGTTACCGTCATGTCTCTGCCGGTTCCTGAAAAGTGGGAGAATTTCTATCGCAGCACCATCTTCTCTACACGCT CGTGTACAGAGAAGAACGGTCTGGAGAAGTGCAAACATG ATTGGTACCCAAAACATGTCAAAGTCCAGCAGGATGGGACCATCGTCACAGTGACCTTTAACCTCGCCCCTCCAAACCTCGGCATCAGGAGCTATTTCTCACTGTGTTACGCAAACAGTGTGAAGAAATACAAAACCATGACGCCG AATTCATCTGAAAACCAGACTCACCACAGCTTTCAGCTGGATGATCTTCAAGTAGGAGCCAACTACACTTGTGAG CTTGCGGCTGACGAAGTGGATGCAGTGAGGAAAATATTCAACGTTCACGTCACGGCTCCGCAGACGg AGGCGCCCCCTGTCGCTCTGACTCTGGCTGTGGTGCTGCCTCTGTGTCTCATCACCGCCGCCCTTCTCGGCGCCGTGCTGGCTACCGTCAGCTGCTGGAGGTCCAAGCTGCTCTCCAAGGCCTTCGACATAAAATCAG AGGTCATCAGGCAACACGAGGAGAGCAGGACTGCAGAGGAGGTGGTAACGCTGCAGAAAGACAGTCCCACCCCCCCAAGACTGCTGATCTGCTATAGCGGCCGCGACGGCCCTGCCCACATCAAGGCTGTCAATCACTTTGCAGCGTTTGTGCAGCAGCACATGGCCACTCAG GTCTGCCTGGACCTTTGGGACTCTCTGGGCGTGGCTGAGGAGGGCTACATGGCCTGGTACTGCCGGCAGATCCAGGAGAGCGACTTCATCCTGGTCATCTGTTCTCGGGGCCTCAAAGGGAGGCCGGGGCTGTCAGGGGGGGACGATGAAGACGAGGAGGCTCTGAGTTTCAGTCCCAACGCCCACATGTCCGAGGCGGTCATCCAGCTCATCGCAGAGGAAGTGGGACGGGCCAAAGCGCGGGGCCAGGACCTGTCCAAATACATGGCCGCCGTGTTCCAGTACTCCCAGCAGACGGACATTCCCCTGGAGCTGGGGCTCGTCCCGCACTACACCCTGACCAGAGACTTAGCGCTGCTTTTCTCTCACCTGCATGGGGTGGCCCTGCACAGGCCTGGGGGGCACCTGAAGATAAACCACCTGTCAGAGGAGGGCTTTGCCGCGCTGCCAGCAGGAGCCGCTCTGCAGAGCGCCATCAGCGATGCCGGGGCGACCATGAGGAGGAAAATGGAAGAAGTGGCCTAA
- the LOC112159865 gene encoding transmembrane protein 106C produces MGTLWSRRGSSVAPSSASRREAGDGDSDDESLDGLVRREDIAQFPYVEFTGRDSITCPTCQGTGRIPSEQVNELVALIPYSDQRLQPQRTKLYVGLSVLLCLLVSSLVAFFLFPRSVVVEDAGLRSVTVRFDHSSKKVLMNMTSTLNFSNPNFFSVLVQSVSCQVLYMKTVVGTQQLDNSTTVLPLSQSQLNFTVSVEIGSSAPYVYAFCTMPIKVHNIVIFMQTTVKTSYMVRTSQNSLESYRYIDCGANTTYDQMGVQRRRPPLA; encoded by the exons ATGGGGACGCTCTGGTCCCGCAGAGGCAGCAGCGTCGCCCCCTCGTCCGCTTCCAGGCGCGAGGCGGGCGACGGAGACTCGGACGACGAGTCTCTGGACGGACTCGTCAGGCGCGAGGACATTGCCCAATTCCCGTACGTGGAGTTCACCGGCAGAGACAGCATCACGTGTCCGACCTGTCAGGGCACCGGCCGAATCCCCTCAG AACAAGTGAATGAGCTGGTGGCTCTGATTCCTTACAGCGACCAGAGGCTGCAGCCTCAGAGGAC GAAGCTGTACGTGGGCCTCTCGGTTCTGCTCTGCCTCCTGGTGTCTTCACTCGTGGCCTTTTTCCTCTTCCCTCGGTCCGTGGTCGTGGAGGACGCGGGGCTGCGCTCCGTCACCGTGCGCTTTGATCACTCCAGCAAGAAGGTCCTGATGAACATGACG AGCACGCTGAACTTCAGCAACCCAAACTTTTTCTCGGTGCTGGTGCAGAGCGTGAGCTGCCAGGTTCTCTACATGAAAACGGTGGTCGGGACTCAGCAGCTGGACAACTCCACCACCGTTCTGCCGCTCAGCCAGAGTCAG CTGAACTTCACCGTCAGCGTGGAGATCGGCAGCAGCGCTCCGTATGTTTA TGCCTTCTGCACCATGCCCATCAAGGTCCACAACATCGTCATCTTCATGCA AACCACCGTGAAAACCTCCTACATGGTGAGAACGTCCCAGAACAGCCTGGAGTCGTACCGCTACATCGACTGCGGCGCCAACACCACCTACGACCAGATGGGGGTCCAGCGCCGGCGCCCCCCGCTGGCCTGA
- the LOC112159579 gene encoding PTB domain-containing engulfment adapter protein 1: protein MYEPLEDDVEITFPVKFLGRVEVVRSDGLQILEEAAYSLKTPDKYSSEKVTKNTKVLIFLSLNGIDILEHKTRFLLYQCPLSTVSFCAVLPSSPKVFGFVAKHPASDIYHCYLFQSKSFAHILVSAIGDVFRASKKEENLRGGRDLIVEALRHKNKILQKENDELKRKLAAQQK from the exons ATGTACGAGCCTTTGGAAGACGACGTTGAGATTACATTCCCTGTGAAG TTTTTGGGCCGGGTGGAGGTGGTTCGTTCTGATGGACTTCAGATCCTGGAAGAGGCGGCTTACAGTCTGAAG ACCCCAGATAAGTACTCGTCTGAGAAGGTGACAAAGAACACTAAAGTCCTCATCTTCCTGTCTCTGAATGGGATTGACATCTTGGAGCATAAAACCAGG TTCCTGCTGTACCAGTGTCCTCTGTCCACCGTCTCCTTCTGCGCCGTTCTGCCATCTTCACCCAAAGTCTTCGGCTTCGTGGCCAAACATCCTGCTTCAGACATCTACCACTGCTACCTGTTCCAGAGCAAATCCTTT GCCCACATCCTGGTGTCCGCCATCGGAGATGTCTTCAGAGCgtcaaaaaaagaggaaaacctCAGAGGAGGGCGGGATCTGATCGTGGAGGCCCTCAGGCACAAG aataaaatacttCAGAAGGAGAACGATGAGCTGAAGAGGAAGCTTGCAGCccagcagaaataa